A genome region from Myxococcus xanthus includes the following:
- a CDS encoding TIGR02270 family protein — MLLVDVLEEHLDEAEFRWLQWERALGAPDFTLDETATREERLLAHLEGLEDVSALDTVLRPAFDSEEALRVSAATYALLRLGETDEALVRLRGANAPVRAAILRAMEVSEAPGLASRLLELLKLEETPFQAGVLEALAFRQEAPVEVLAHFFTHEEPRARIAALLGAPTLPEETVRRHLPALLDSAHPGIRAAAMEAGLASGVRLAWEACRRAVQMPDAHAREAMVLLALGGDEAEAALLVGLLESAELRAHALWALGFSGRVPAMEDCVRYLEVPEVARLAGEAFSAMTGLRLEGAFALPPGERPEGAPTPPEEQESLDADLTLHPEDDLPWPDVAAVKGWWAQHQARFVKGTRYLLGQPFSGLVLVEALESSSMRRRHVLARELAIRTR, encoded by the coding sequence ATGCTGTTGGTAGACGTGCTGGAGGAGCATCTCGACGAAGCGGAGTTCCGGTGGCTGCAGTGGGAGAGGGCGCTGGGGGCGCCAGACTTCACTCTCGACGAGACGGCCACGCGCGAAGAGAGACTGCTGGCGCACCTGGAGGGGCTGGAGGACGTCTCCGCACTCGACACCGTGCTGCGCCCGGCCTTCGACTCGGAAGAGGCGCTGCGCGTTTCGGCAGCAACGTATGCGCTGCTGAGGCTGGGCGAAACTGACGAGGCGCTGGTGCGGCTGCGAGGCGCGAACGCACCAGTCCGTGCCGCCATTCTCCGGGCAATGGAGGTGAGTGAAGCACCGGGGTTGGCGTCCAGGCTTCTCGAATTGCTGAAGCTGGAAGAGACGCCCTTCCAGGCAGGTGTGCTGGAGGCACTGGCCTTTCGCCAGGAGGCTCCCGTAGAGGTACTGGCGCACTTCTTCACCCATGAAGAGCCGCGGGCGCGAATCGCGGCCCTGCTCGGGGCCCCGACGCTGCCGGAGGAGACGGTGCGCAGGCATTTGCCCGCGCTGCTCGATTCGGCCCACCCCGGCATTCGTGCGGCGGCCATGGAGGCGGGCCTCGCCTCCGGGGTGCGGCTGGCCTGGGAAGCCTGTCGCAGGGCAGTGCAAATGCCTGACGCACATGCCCGGGAAGCCATGGTGCTGCTGGCGCTGGGCGGTGACGAGGCGGAAGCCGCCCTCCTCGTGGGCCTGCTGGAGTCCGCCGAGCTGCGTGCCCACGCCCTCTGGGCCCTCGGCTTCAGCGGGCGGGTACCGGCCATGGAGGACTGCGTGAGGTACCTCGAGGTGCCCGAGGTGGCGCGCCTGGCGGGAGAGGCTTTCTCGGCCATGACGGGCCTACGACTGGAGGGCGCCTTCGCCTTGCCTCCGGGAGAAAGGCCCGAAGGCGCGCCGACACCACCGGAGGAGCAGGAGAGTCTCGACGCCGACTTGACGCTCCACCCAGAGGATGACTTGCCCTGGCCCGACGTGGCCGCCGTGAAGGGCTGGTGGGCCCAGCACCAAGCACGCTTCGTGAAGGGCACACGCTACCTGCT